CATCCGCCGAGACGATCCAAGGAGGATTGGCCCCTGTGAAGAAACGATGGAAAAATGCCGGCCTCTATGCGCTACTAGCGATCGTGGTGATCGCTTTGGGGACCGCTTTACTGGATCAACGCGGGACGGAAACCGTGGCGACCTGGCGCTACAGCGAGTTTGTCCAGCGCGTGGAAAACAAGCAAGTCGCTAAGGTTATCCTCAGCCCCGATCGCAGTTCGGCGCTGGTTCAAGCCGAAGACGGCGACAAAGTGCAGGTCAATCTTCCCAACGACCCGCAGTTGCTGAAGATTCTGACCGATAACAACGTTGATATCTCCGTTCGTCCTCAGAACCAAGACAGCGTTTGGCTGCGGGCTCTGAGCAGCCTCTTCTTCCCAATTCTCTTGCTCGTCGGTCTGTTCTTCATCCTGCGCCGTGCCCAAGGTGGCCCTGGCAACCAGGCGATGAACTTTGGCAAGAGCAAAGCGCGCGTCCAAATGGAGCCCCAAACCCAAGTCACCTTTAACGATGTGGCTGGGATTGATCAGGCCAAATTGGAGCTGACCGAAGTCGTTGACTTCCTCAAAAATGCCGATCGCTTCACCGCCGTCGGTGCTCAAATTCCCAAAGGCGTGCTGCTGGTTGGCCCTCCGGGTACCGGTAAAACTCTGCTGGCGAAAGCCGTGGCTGGCGAAGCGGGCGTGCCCTTCTTCAGCATCTCTGGCTCTGAGTTTGTGGAAATGTTCGTCGGTGTCGGCGCTAGCCGTGTCCGCGACCTGTTTGAACAAGCAAAAGCGAGCGCTCCTTGCATCGTCTTCATCGACGAGATCGACGCTGTTGGCCGCCAGCGCGGTGCTGGTCTTGGCGGTGGCAATGATGAGCGCGAACAAACCCTCAACCAGTTGCTGACCGAAATGGATGGCTTTGAGGGCAACAGCGGCATCATCATCGTTGCGGCAACCAACCGTCCCGACGTCTTAGATGCGGCCTTGATGCGTCCCGGTCGTTTCGATCGCCAAGTGGTGGTCGATCGCCCTGACTACAACGGTCGTCTGGAAATCCTGCGCGTTCATGCTCGCGGCAAGAGCCTCAGCAAAGATATTGACCTCGACAAAATCGCGCGTCGGACACCTGGCTTCACCGGTGCTGACCTGTCTAACCTGTTGAACGAAGCAGCCATTCTGGCAGCTCGCCGCAGCTTGGCTGAGATCTCGATGGATGAAGTCAACGATGCGATCGATCGCGTCTTGGCCGGCCCCGAGAAGAAAGACCGCGTCATGAGCGAAAAACGTAAGGTCTTGGTGGCTTACCACGAGGCGGGTCACGCCCTGGTCGGTGCCTTGATGCCCGACTACGACCCTGTCCAAAAAATCAGCATCATCCCGCGCGGACGTGCCGGTGGTCTGACCTGGTTCACCCCTAGCGAAGAGCGGATGGAATCGGGTCTCTACTCCCGCACCTATCTGCAAAACCAAATGGCGGTTGCCCTCGGCGGCCGTTTGGCGGAAGAGATCGTCTTCGGTGAAGAAGAAGTGACCACTGGTGCTTCTAACGACTTGCAGCAGGTGGCTCGCGTGGCCCGTCAGATGGTGACTCGTTTCGGGATGAGCGATCGCCTTGGCCCTGTCGCCCTCGGTCGCCAGCAAGGCAACATGTTCCTCGGTCGCGATATTGCTGCAGAGCGGGACTTCTCGGAAGATACTGCTGCCACGATTGACGACGAAGTGCGTCAGTTGGTCGATACGGCCTACCATCGTGCCAAGCAAGTGCTCGTCGAAAACCGTTCGATTCTGGATCAGCTTGCCAAGATGCTGGTTGAGAAAGAAACGGTCGATGCAGAAGAACTGCAAGACCTGCTCAACAACAATGAAGTGCGGATGGCCGCGATCGCCTAAGCACTGATTCAATCACTGCTTGAACGGGAGTCCTGTGGGGCTCCCTTTTTTGTGTTCCGCTGTGATCGCTTGGCAATGGGCGGGTAGGAGTTGTTGCTGGTGCCGTTAGTTCAATGGGTGGAGGGCGACGAATATTGGATGTTGTCGTCAGAAAGCCTCAATTGCTCTGGGAGGCTAGGGAAAGGCGATCGCGACTGTTGTGACGTAATTGAAAACCCTCCACCGACAAAGAGTAGAGGGTCAGAGAGTCAGGGGATATTGAGCGATCGCTACACGTTGAAGCGGAAGAGCATTACATCCCCCTCTTGAACGACATACTCCTTGCCTTCACTACGCACCAGACCTTTTTCTTTGGCTGCCGTCATCGAGCCTGTGGAAACAAGGTCAGCGTAGGCCACAGTTTCTGCCCGGATGAAGCCGCGCTCAAAATCTGAGTGAATGACGCCCGCTGCTTGCGGTGCCGTCATGCCAGCGCGAATCGTCCAAGCGCGAGTTTCTTTCGGCCCCGTCGTGAAGTAGGTGCGCAGACCGAGCAGCGCATAGGTCGCCCGAATCAAGGATTGCAAGCCACCTTCTTCCACCCCCAGCGAAGCAAGGTAATCCGCCCGCTCTTCCTCCGGCAGTTCCACCAGCTCTGCTTCGACTTGCGCCGAGATGATCACCACCTGCGCATTTTCAGCAGCAGCTAGCGATCGCACCTGCTCCACATAATCATTGCCGGTTGCTAGCTCGCCTTCTGAGACATTGGCACCGTAGATCAACGGTTTGCGTGTCAGCAGATCCAAGGGCGCAATCAGCGCTTCCTCTTCTTCCGTCAGTTCAAACTGCCGTACTGATTTGCCTGCGTCTAGGTGGGGTTGCAAGCGCTCCAGTACAGCGAGTTCGGCTGCTGCTTCCTTATTGGTACGGGCTTGCTTACGCAGACGCTCTATGCGGCGCTCAATCTGACCCAAATCGGCGAGGGCAAGTTCGAGGTTGATGATTTCGATGTCCCGTGCAGGATCGACGGAACCCGCCACGTGGATGATGTCGTCATCATCAAAGCAGCGCACCACCTGAACGATGGCATCGACTTGGCGAATGTGCGAGAGGAACTGGTTACCCAGCCCTTCGCCTTGGCTTGCCCCTTTGACTAAGCCCGCGATATCGACAAACTCGATGCGCGTGGGCACCGTCTGTTCAGAGCTGGAGATCGTCGTCAGAGCAGCCAGCCGAGCATCCGGCACGGCCACAACCCCGACGTTTGGCTCAATCGTACAGAACGGAAAATTAGCGGCTTGGGCCTTCGCGTTGGCCACAAGCGCGTTGAACAACGTGGATTTGCCTACATTGGGTAGGCCAACAATACCGGCTCTAAGCATGGCATCTACTTTACCGCGCTGCTGCTCTCCCCTCTCTCGTTAGAATCAGAATTTCTCGCATGACTTCCTCAACACCCATGAAAGTGAAATGGCTGGAGCCAATTCGGCAGGTTCACCCGTGGGTGCTGACTCTGATTGCGATCGCGGTGATCGGCAGTGGAACAGGTGTGTGGTGGCTGCTGCGATCGCGCGCCAGTGAAGCTGTTCTCGATCGCTACACCGTCCCAGTCAAGGTTGAAACGCTACAGGAAACTGTGACGGCCAGTGGCAGCATTGTCCCGGTCCGGACCGTTAACCTCAGCCCCAAAACCGCTGGCCTCTTAGTAGAAGTGTTGGTAGAGCAGGGGCAGCGGGTGGAGCAGGGGCAATTGATCGCCCGTATGGACAACCGCGATCTCCGTGCCCAGCAAACTCAGGCGCGAGCTTCTCTGGCAGCGGCCCAAGCCCAACTACAAGAACTACGCAATGGCACGCGGCCTGAAGTCTTGGAGCAAGCCCGTGAATCCGTTCGCCAAGCCCAGGCTGCTGCTCAACAGGCTGCTGCTCGTCGAGCCTTAGCCCAGCAAGAATTGAAACGGCAGGAAGCCCTGGTGGGAGAAGGGGCGATCGCCCGCCAAACCTTTGATCGTGCCTTGACGGATGCGGCGGAAACCGATGCCGCTCTCCAGCAGGCAATCGGGCGGCTGCGGGAAACGGAACGGCGTTTGCAAGAACTGCAAAATGGCCCCCGCCCTGAAACCATTCAGCAGGCTGAAGCCCGCGTCGGGGAAGCGATCGGTCGCCTGCAAGCGGTGGAAGTACAGTTAGCCGACACCGAAATCCGGGCACCTTTCGCTGGCATCATCACCCAGCGCTACGCCGACCCTGGTGCGTTTGTCACGCCAACGACCTCTGC
The sequence above is a segment of the Synechococcus elongatus PCC 11801 genome. Coding sequences within it:
- the ftsH3 gene encoding ATP-dependent zinc metalloprotease FtsH3 gives rise to the protein MKKRWKNAGLYALLAIVVIALGTALLDQRGTETVATWRYSEFVQRVENKQVAKVILSPDRSSALVQAEDGDKVQVNLPNDPQLLKILTDNNVDISVRPQNQDSVWLRALSSLFFPILLLVGLFFILRRAQGGPGNQAMNFGKSKARVQMEPQTQVTFNDVAGIDQAKLELTEVVDFLKNADRFTAVGAQIPKGVLLVGPPGTGKTLLAKAVAGEAGVPFFSISGSEFVEMFVGVGASRVRDLFEQAKASAPCIVFIDEIDAVGRQRGAGLGGGNDEREQTLNQLLTEMDGFEGNSGIIIVAATNRPDVLDAALMRPGRFDRQVVVDRPDYNGRLEILRVHARGKSLSKDIDLDKIARRTPGFTGADLSNLLNEAAILAARRSLAEISMDEVNDAIDRVLAGPEKKDRVMSEKRKVLVAYHEAGHALVGALMPDYDPVQKISIIPRGRAGGLTWFTPSEERMESGLYSRTYLQNQMAVALGGRLAEEIVFGEEEVTTGASNDLQQVARVARQMVTRFGMSDRLGPVALGRQQGNMFLGRDIAAERDFSEDTAATIDDEVRQLVDTAYHRAKQVLVENRSILDQLAKMLVEKETVDAEELQDLLNNNEVRMAAIA
- the ychF gene encoding redox-regulated ATPase YchF, producing the protein MLRAGIVGLPNVGKSTLFNALVANAKAQAANFPFCTIEPNVGVVAVPDARLAALTTISSSEQTVPTRIEFVDIAGLVKGASQGEGLGNQFLSHIRQVDAIVQVVRCFDDDDIIHVAGSVDPARDIEIINLELALADLGQIERRIERLRKQARTNKEAAAELAVLERLQPHLDAGKSVRQFELTEEEEALIAPLDLLTRKPLIYGANVSEGELATGNDYVEQVRSLAAAENAQVVIISAQVEAELVELPEEERADYLASLGVEEGGLQSLIRATYALLGLRTYFTTGPKETRAWTIRAGMTAPQAAGVIHSDFERGFIRAETVAYADLVSTGSMTAAKEKGLVRSEGKEYVVQEGDVMLFRFNV
- a CDS encoding efflux RND transporter periplasmic adaptor subunit; protein product: MTSSTPMKVKWLEPIRQVHPWVLTLIAIAVIGSGTGVWWLLRSRASEAVLDRYTVPVKVETLQETVTASGSIVPVRTVNLSPKTAGLLVEVLVEQGQRVEQGQLIARMDNRDLRAQQTQARASLAAAQAQLQELRNGTRPEVLEQARESVRQAQAAAQQAAARRALAQQELKRQEALVGEGAIARQTFDRALTDAAETDAALQQAIGRLRETERRLQELQNGPRPETIQQAEARVGEAIGRLQAVEVQLADTEIRAPFAGIITQRYADPGAFVTPTTSASATASATSTSIVALAEGLEVLAQVPEVDISRIRVGQSVQVRVDAFPAETFEGKVRLVAPEAVEEQNVTSFQVRVALQTGQNQLGSGMNADLDFIGRSLPQALVIPTVAIVTREGKSGVLIPDSAGKPEFRPVTLGAAVGNETQILQGLQRDERIFIDLPPGQTWNPETSDR